In one Diabrotica virgifera virgifera chromosome 7, PGI_DIABVI_V3a genomic region, the following are encoded:
- the LOC126888132 gene encoding uncharacterized protein LOC126888132 isoform X2, translated as MAYMLVQLDETGGNTLAVVHQNWLTPLKKEVFWPPYKTSKQYKKSLLEGEVVNENSWMLYSIQRVFLTTDELSKAFEKEREAELTSDLASASECEAINESPLRPKRNRRPRKLDSDSEDESQFVRPQKIQLKKLSGAVEIRDISGVAGHKPLEATENKSRTLVQDQLWNLNPSTSTPTSDVQDDQIGFRTVLSTLAYIKEQNRTILNKLNELSQPRHAEKCVDIHTKLSVKLPLDSTRDLITFEEYLEVERNFDDIGYFSMLGGKDVKQKTNKILKELLTDELASCYSYFGKRDKQPLVKTKLKDLLFKSIQIKNNNITCQEIETHVKEWLKQAPQRKKRKKSI; from the exons ATGGCATACATGCTTGTACAGCTGGACGAAACTGGCGGGAACACTTTGGCCGTCGTTCACCAAAATTGGCTTACGCCTTTAAAAAAGGAAGTTTTCTGGCCGCCATACAAAACATCTAAGCAATATAAAAAGTCGTTGCTGGAAGGCGAGGTAGTTAACGAAAACTCTTGGATGCTGTATAGCATACAAAGAGTTTTTTTAACAACAG ACGAGTTATCCAAGGCATTTGAAAAGGAAAGAGAAGCCGAGCTAACTAGCGACTTGGCTTCTGCTTCAGAGTGTGAAGCAATAAATGAGTCACCACTACGGCCTAAACGAAATAGAAGACCCAGAAAATTAGACAGTGACAGTGAGGATGAGTCTCAGTTTGTCAGGCCCCAGAAAATTCAATTAAAGAAACTATCAG GAGCTGTTGAAATCAGAGATATTAGTGGAGTGGCAGGACACAAACCTTTAG AAGCTACGGAAAACAAGTCCAGGACGTTGGTTCAAGACCAATTGTGGAATCTAAATCCATCGACTTCAACACCTACGTCAGATGTTCAGGATGACCAGATTG GTTTTAGGACTGTTCTATCAACATTAGCATACATAAAGGAACAAAACAGAACAATtttaaacaaattgaatgaatTATCTCAGCCAAGGCATGCAGAAAAGTGTGTTGATATACACACGAAATTATCTGTAAAGTTACCACTAGATAGTACACGTGATTTAATAACATTTGAGGAATATTTAGAAGTGGAAAGGAATTTTGATGAT ATTGGTTATTTCTCTATGCTTGGTGGGAAAGatgtgaaacaaaaaacaaataagatTCTAAAAGAATTATTAACGGACGAATTAGCATCCTGCTACAGTTATTTCGGAAAGCGCGATAAACAACCATTagtcaaaacaaaattaaaggATTTATTATTCA aATCAATTCAGATAAAGAACAATAATATCACATGTCAGGAAATTGAAACACATGTGAAAGAGTGGCTTAAGCAAGCACCACAAcgcaagaaaagaaaaaaatccaTTTAA
- the LOC126888132 gene encoding uncharacterized protein LOC126888132 isoform X1 encodes MAYMLVQLDETGGNTLAVVHQNWLTPLKKEVFWPPYKTSKQYKKSLLEGEVVNENSWMLYSIQRVFLTTDELSKAFEKEREAELTSDLASASECEAINESPLRPKRNRRPRKLDSDSEDESQFVRPQKIQLKKLSGAVEIRDISGVAGHKPLEATENKSRTLVQDQLWNLNPSTSTPTSDVQDDQIGFRTVLSTLAYIKEQNRTILNKLNELSQPRHAEKCVDIHTKLSVKLPLDSTRDLITFEEYLEVERNFDDVIGYFSMLGGKDVKQKTNKILKELLTDELASCYSYFGKRDKQPLVKTKLKDLLFKSIQIKNNNITCQEIETHVKEWLKQAPQRKKRKKSI; translated from the exons ATGGCATACATGCTTGTACAGCTGGACGAAACTGGCGGGAACACTTTGGCCGTCGTTCACCAAAATTGGCTTACGCCTTTAAAAAAGGAAGTTTTCTGGCCGCCATACAAAACATCTAAGCAATATAAAAAGTCGTTGCTGGAAGGCGAGGTAGTTAACGAAAACTCTTGGATGCTGTATAGCATACAAAGAGTTTTTTTAACAACAG ACGAGTTATCCAAGGCATTTGAAAAGGAAAGAGAAGCCGAGCTAACTAGCGACTTGGCTTCTGCTTCAGAGTGTGAAGCAATAAATGAGTCACCACTACGGCCTAAACGAAATAGAAGACCCAGAAAATTAGACAGTGACAGTGAGGATGAGTCTCAGTTTGTCAGGCCCCAGAAAATTCAATTAAAGAAACTATCAG GAGCTGTTGAAATCAGAGATATTAGTGGAGTGGCAGGACACAAACCTTTAG AAGCTACGGAAAACAAGTCCAGGACGTTGGTTCAAGACCAATTGTGGAATCTAAATCCATCGACTTCAACACCTACGTCAGATGTTCAGGATGACCAGATTG GTTTTAGGACTGTTCTATCAACATTAGCATACATAAAGGAACAAAACAGAACAATtttaaacaaattgaatgaatTATCTCAGCCAAGGCATGCAGAAAAGTGTGTTGATATACACACGAAATTATCTGTAAAGTTACCACTAGATAGTACACGTGATTTAATAACATTTGAGGAATATTTAGAAGTGGAAAGGAATTTTGATGATGTT ATTGGTTATTTCTCTATGCTTGGTGGGAAAGatgtgaaacaaaaaacaaataagatTCTAAAAGAATTATTAACGGACGAATTAGCATCCTGCTACAGTTATTTCGGAAAGCGCGATAAACAACCATTagtcaaaacaaaattaaaggATTTATTATTCA aATCAATTCAGATAAAGAACAATAATATCACATGTCAGGAAATTGAAACACATGTGAAAGAGTGGCTTAAGCAAGCACCACAAcgcaagaaaagaaaaaaatccaTTTAA